Proteins from a genomic interval of Arachis hypogaea cultivar Tifrunner chromosome 10, arahy.Tifrunner.gnm2.J5K5, whole genome shotgun sequence:
- the LOC112714974 gene encoding potassium channel AKT2/3 isoform X1 has protein sequence MERNNLSSSYDPHHIVKECEKKKNDHDHLGGSSRNMSFNLRNVSKLILPPLGVSSNNQNHVESRAWIISPMDSRYRCWESFMVVLVAYSAWVYPFEVAFMHSSPEYRRIYIVDTVVDLFFAVDIVLTFFLAYIDRTTHLLVQDSRKIAFRYLSTWLVMDVASTIPYEALSCLFTGKHYVSLPYYLLGLLRFWRLRRVKQFFTRLEKDIRFSYFWIRCARLLSVTVFSVHCGGCLYYMLADRYPHKGKTWIGAVNPNFRQTSLWIRYISAMYWSITTMSTVGYGDLHAVNTLEMIFIIFYMLFNLGLTAYLIGNMTNLVVEGTRRTMEFRNSIESASNFVSRNRLPPRLKEQILAYMCLRFKAESLNQHHLIEQLPKSICQSICQHLFYETAAKAYLFKGVSKEILLSLVAKMKAEYLPPREDVIMQNEAPDDVYIIVSGEVEFIDCVMEKERVLGTLQTGDMFGEVGALCCRPQSFTFRTKTLTQLLRLKTSTLIETMQVKKEDNIQILKNFLQHFKQLKDLSIRDLMVESVEEEDPDMAVNLLTVATTGNAVFLEELLRAGLDPDIGDSEGKTPLHIAASNGHEDCVKVLLKHACNLHLRDINGNTALWDAIASKHYSIFRILYQLAALSDPHTPGDLLCTAAKRNDLVVMKELLKLGLNINSNDHQGMSAIQIAMQENHVDMVELLVMNGADANGVCTNGFSALALNEMLRKREVGHRINVNEAIPCDFVSEGKHQEDQKNNKGSSNGFNCPRISIYRGHPIQRRGKGSMEPGKLIRLPDSLEDLKTIAGKKFGFDAKDAMVTDEQGAEIDCIDVIRDNDKIFVVL, from the exons ATGGAGAGGAACAACTTGAGTAGTTCATATGATCCTCATCACATAGTGAAGGagtgtgagaagaagaagaatgatcaTGATCATTTGGGAGGTTCATCAAGGAACATGTCTTTCAATCTGAGGAATGTTTCAAAGCTCATTCTTCCACCACTTGGAGTTTCTTCCAACAATCAGAACCATGTTGAATCAAGAGCTTGGATCATATCACCAATGGATTCAAGATACAG GTGTTGGGAGAGTTTTATGGTTGTTCTGGTAGCATACTCTGCATGGGTGTATCCATTTGAAGTAGCATTCATGCACTCATCTCCAGAATACAGGAGAATCTACATTGTTGACACTGTTGTTGACCTTTTCTTTGCCGTTGACATTGTGTTGACCTTCTTCTTGGCTTACATAGATCGAACTACTCATCTATTAGTTCAGGACTCCAGAAAGATTGCATTCAG GTACTTGTCAACATGGTTGGTAATGGATGTGGCATCAACGATCCCTTACGAGGCACTCTCTTGCTTGTTTACCGGCAAACACTATGTCTCCCTCCCTTACTACCTCCTTGGCCTCCTCCGCTTTTGGCGTCTCCGCCGTGTCAAACAATTCTTCACAAG GCTTGAGAAAGACATAAGGTTCAGCTATTTCTGGATCCGATGTGCTAGGCTTCTCTCT GTAACAGTATTTTCAGTTCATTGTGGTGGGTGCTTGTATTACATGCTGGCTGATAGGTACCCTCATAAAGGGAAGACATGGATTGGAGCAGTAAATCCAAACTTCAGACAGACAAGCCTTTGGATCAGATACATCTCTGCCATGTATTGGTCTATCACCACCATGTCCACCGTTGGCTATGGCGACCTCCACGCTGTTAACACCCTCGAAATGATCTTCATCATTTTCTACATGCTCTTCAACCTCGGCCTAACTGCTTACTTGATTGGTAACATGACTAACCTTGTTGTCGAAGGAACTCGCCGTACCATGGAATTT AGAAATAGCATTGAATCAGCATCAAACTTTGTGTCCCGAAATCGATTGCCTCCCAGGTTAAAGGAGCAGATCCTGGCTTACATGTGTTTGAGATTCAAAGCGGAGAGTTTGAATCAGCATCATCTCATTGAGCAACTACCAAAATCAATTTGCCAGAGCATCTGCCAGCATTTGTTCTATGAAACTGCCGCAAAAGCTTATCTTTTCAAAGGTGTCTCAAAAGAAATTCTCTTGTCCTTG GTTGCGAAAATGAAGGCAGAGTACCTGCCTCCTAGAGAGGATGTTATTATGCAAAACGAAGCGCCGGATGATGTTTACATCATAGTTTCTGGGGAAGTAGAGTTCATTGATTGTGTAATGGAGAAAGAGAGAGTCTTGGGGACTCTACAAACAGGGGACATGTTTGGAGAAGTTGGTGCACTTTGCTGCAGACCTCAGAGCTTTACCTTTAGAACAAAGACTCTCACACAGCTTCTAAGGCTGAAAACTAGTACACTGATTGAAACAATGCAGGTTAAGAAAGAAGACAATATACAAATACTCAAGAATTTCCTTCAG CATTTCAAGCAGCTTAAGGATCTTAGTATCAGAGATTTAATGGTGGAGAGTGTGGAAGAAGAGGATCCTGACATGGCTGTGAACTTGTTGACTGTGGCCACCACAGGCAATGCTGTTTTTCTTGAGGAGCTTCTAAGAGCAGGTTTGGATCCTGACATTGGAGACTCAGAAGGGAAAACCCCATTG CACATAGCAGCATCAAATGGGCATGAAGATTGTGTTAAAGTTTTACTTAAGCATGCATGTAACTTACATTTGAGAG ATATCAATGGTAACACAGCACTATGGGATGCTATAGCATCAAAGCATTACTCCATATTCAGAATCCTCTACCAGCTTGCTGCTCTCTCTGATCCACACACGCCGGGTGATCTCTTATGCACAGCAGCAAAAAGAAATGATTTAGTAGTGATGAAGGAGCTCTTAAAGCTAGGATTGAACATTAACTCCAATGATCACCAAGGAATGTCAGCAATCCAAATTGCCATGCAAGAAAACCATGTGGACATGGTTGAATTGCTTGTCATGAATGGAGCAGATGCCAATGGTGTATGTACTAATGGATTTTCTGCATTAGCCTTAAATGAAATGCTGCGAAAGCGCGAAGTTGGTCATCGAATCAATGTGAATGAGGCCATACCATGTGATTTTGTGTCAGAAGGGAAACACCAAGAAGATCAAAAGAACAATAAGGGAAGTTCAAATGGATTCAACTGCCCAAGAATAAGCATATATAGAGGTCACCCTATACAGAGAAGAGGAAAAGGTTCCATGGAACCTGGGAAGTTAATAAGGTTACCTGATTCATTAGAGGATCTCAAAACTATTGCAG GTAAAAAATTTGGGTTTGATGCAAAAGATGCAATGGTAACTGATGAACAAGGAGCTGAGATAGACTGTATTGATGTCATCAGAGATAATGATAAGATTTTTGTTGTTTTATAG
- the LOC112714974 gene encoding potassium channel AKT2/3 isoform X2: MDVASTIPYEALSCLFTGKHYVSLPYYLLGLLRFWRLRRVKQFFTRLEKDIRFSYFWIRCARLLSVTVFSVHCGGCLYYMLADRYPHKGKTWIGAVNPNFRQTSLWIRYISAMYWSITTMSTVGYGDLHAVNTLEMIFIIFYMLFNLGLTAYLIGNMTNLVVEGTRRTMEFRNSIESASNFVSRNRLPPRLKEQILAYMCLRFKAESLNQHHLIEQLPKSICQSICQHLFYETAAKAYLFKGVSKEILLSLVAKMKAEYLPPREDVIMQNEAPDDVYIIVSGEVEFIDCVMEKERVLGTLQTGDMFGEVGALCCRPQSFTFRTKTLTQLLRLKTSTLIETMQVKKEDNIQILKNFLQHFKQLKDLSIRDLMVESVEEEDPDMAVNLLTVATTGNAVFLEELLRAGLDPDIGDSEGKTPLHIAASNGHEDCVKVLLKHACNLHLRDINGNTALWDAIASKHYSIFRILYQLAALSDPHTPGDLLCTAAKRNDLVVMKELLKLGLNINSNDHQGMSAIQIAMQENHVDMVELLVMNGADANGVCTNGFSALALNEMLRKREVGHRINVNEAIPCDFVSEGKHQEDQKNNKGSSNGFNCPRISIYRGHPIQRRGKGSMEPGKLIRLPDSLEDLKTIAGKKFGFDAKDAMVTDEQGAEIDCIDVIRDNDKIFVVL, from the exons ATGGATGTGGCATCAACGATCCCTTACGAGGCACTCTCTTGCTTGTTTACCGGCAAACACTATGTCTCCCTCCCTTACTACCTCCTTGGCCTCCTCCGCTTTTGGCGTCTCCGCCGTGTCAAACAATTCTTCACAAG GCTTGAGAAAGACATAAGGTTCAGCTATTTCTGGATCCGATGTGCTAGGCTTCTCTCT GTAACAGTATTTTCAGTTCATTGTGGTGGGTGCTTGTATTACATGCTGGCTGATAGGTACCCTCATAAAGGGAAGACATGGATTGGAGCAGTAAATCCAAACTTCAGACAGACAAGCCTTTGGATCAGATACATCTCTGCCATGTATTGGTCTATCACCACCATGTCCACCGTTGGCTATGGCGACCTCCACGCTGTTAACACCCTCGAAATGATCTTCATCATTTTCTACATGCTCTTCAACCTCGGCCTAACTGCTTACTTGATTGGTAACATGACTAACCTTGTTGTCGAAGGAACTCGCCGTACCATGGAATTT AGAAATAGCATTGAATCAGCATCAAACTTTGTGTCCCGAAATCGATTGCCTCCCAGGTTAAAGGAGCAGATCCTGGCTTACATGTGTTTGAGATTCAAAGCGGAGAGTTTGAATCAGCATCATCTCATTGAGCAACTACCAAAATCAATTTGCCAGAGCATCTGCCAGCATTTGTTCTATGAAACTGCCGCAAAAGCTTATCTTTTCAAAGGTGTCTCAAAAGAAATTCTCTTGTCCTTG GTTGCGAAAATGAAGGCAGAGTACCTGCCTCCTAGAGAGGATGTTATTATGCAAAACGAAGCGCCGGATGATGTTTACATCATAGTTTCTGGGGAAGTAGAGTTCATTGATTGTGTAATGGAGAAAGAGAGAGTCTTGGGGACTCTACAAACAGGGGACATGTTTGGAGAAGTTGGTGCACTTTGCTGCAGACCTCAGAGCTTTACCTTTAGAACAAAGACTCTCACACAGCTTCTAAGGCTGAAAACTAGTACACTGATTGAAACAATGCAGGTTAAGAAAGAAGACAATATACAAATACTCAAGAATTTCCTTCAG CATTTCAAGCAGCTTAAGGATCTTAGTATCAGAGATTTAATGGTGGAGAGTGTGGAAGAAGAGGATCCTGACATGGCTGTGAACTTGTTGACTGTGGCCACCACAGGCAATGCTGTTTTTCTTGAGGAGCTTCTAAGAGCAGGTTTGGATCCTGACATTGGAGACTCAGAAGGGAAAACCCCATTG CACATAGCAGCATCAAATGGGCATGAAGATTGTGTTAAAGTTTTACTTAAGCATGCATGTAACTTACATTTGAGAG ATATCAATGGTAACACAGCACTATGGGATGCTATAGCATCAAAGCATTACTCCATATTCAGAATCCTCTACCAGCTTGCTGCTCTCTCTGATCCACACACGCCGGGTGATCTCTTATGCACAGCAGCAAAAAGAAATGATTTAGTAGTGATGAAGGAGCTCTTAAAGCTAGGATTGAACATTAACTCCAATGATCACCAAGGAATGTCAGCAATCCAAATTGCCATGCAAGAAAACCATGTGGACATGGTTGAATTGCTTGTCATGAATGGAGCAGATGCCAATGGTGTATGTACTAATGGATTTTCTGCATTAGCCTTAAATGAAATGCTGCGAAAGCGCGAAGTTGGTCATCGAATCAATGTGAATGAGGCCATACCATGTGATTTTGTGTCAGAAGGGAAACACCAAGAAGATCAAAAGAACAATAAGGGAAGTTCAAATGGATTCAACTGCCCAAGAATAAGCATATATAGAGGTCACCCTATACAGAGAAGAGGAAAAGGTTCCATGGAACCTGGGAAGTTAATAAGGTTACCTGATTCATTAGAGGATCTCAAAACTATTGCAG GTAAAAAATTTGGGTTTGATGCAAAAGATGCAATGGTAACTGATGAACAAGGAGCTGAGATAGACTGTATTGATGTCATCAGAGATAATGATAAGATTTTTGTTGTTTTATAG
- the LOC112714975 gene encoding uncharacterized protein has product MMGSSVNGFYNFLNQGLNDLHHSFLSHNFMSIQFLSQVISSLQSFHSHLTILVRKLRLPVGGKWLDEYMDESSRLWDACHVLKSAISGMENYYSAASNIASSLDGYHYLSPEHSRQVIRAINVCQREIVGLEEENKSLLETRIQALSQCVNQNICMESKLNGFSGFRGVLYAMRSVSSLLLMILLSGLAYCCSSSCFHHHDHNMVLGSGFMVSMAMLKQKVAEEIDQPGILMFELQQAKGAMEELKMELERGGEIQVKVENIKSCFGLLRCGVETLTGQLDDFFDDIVECRKKLLDICTQR; this is encoded by the exons ATgatgggttcttctgtgaatggTTTCTACAACTTTCTGAACCAAGGACTCAATGATCTTCACCACTCTTTCCTCTCACACAACTTCATGTCAATCCAGTTCCTCTCACAGGTCATCTCTTCCCTCCAATCCTTCCATTCCCACCTCACCATCCTCGTCCGCAAGCTCCGGTTGCCGGTGGGCGGAAAATGGCTTGATGAATACATGGATGAAAGCTCAAGGCTCTGGGATGCATGCCATGTCCTTAAATCCGCCATTTCTGGAATGGAGAACTATTACTCTGCTGCTTCCAACATTGCTTCTTCTTTGGATGGTTATCACTATCTCTCTCCCGAGCATTCGCGCCAG GTTATTAGAGCAATAAATGTTTGTCAGAGGGAGATAGTGGGGttggaagaagaaaacaagagCCTATTAGAAACAAGGATTCAAGCATTGTCACAATGTGTGAACCAGAACATCTGCATGGAATCAAAGTTGAATGGATTCAGTGGATTCCGTGGAGTTCTCTATGCAATGAGGAGTGTTAGCTCATTGCTTCTCATGATCCTTCTCTCTGGCCTTGCTTACTGTTGCTCTTCCTCTTGCTTCCACCACCATGACCACAACATGGTTTTGGGTTCAGGGTTTATGGTTTCCATGGCCATGTTGAAGCAGAAAGTAGCAGAGGAAATAGACCAGCCTGGGATTCTCATGTTTGAGTTGCAGCAAGCTAAGGGTGCAATGGAGGAATTGAAGATGGAGTTGGAGAGAGGTGGTGAGATCCAAGTGAAAGTAGAGAACATCAAGAGTTGCTTTGGATTGTTGAGATGTGGTGTTGAGACTCTTACTGGACAACTTGATGATTTCTTTGATGACATTGTTGAATGCAGGAAGAAGCTTTTGGATATCTGCACTCAAAGATAG